The Chroicocephalus ridibundus chromosome 2, bChrRid1.1, whole genome shotgun sequence genome includes a region encoding these proteins:
- the SLC6A20 gene encoding sodium- and chloride-dependent transporter XTRP3 isoform X2 — MGPGGFLIPYLIMLVVEGMPLLYLELAVGQRMRQGSIGAWKIISPYLCGVGVASVVVSFFLSMYYNVINAWAFWYLFHSFQDPLPWATCPLNSNRTGYEEECEKTSSTQYFWYRETLNISPSLEDSGSVQWEQALCLMLAWLVVYLCILRGTESTGKVVYVTASLPYCVLIIYLIRGLTLHGAVNGLVYMFTPKLEQLSNPKTWISAATQIFFSLGLGFGSLIAFASYNEPSNNCERHAIIVSLINSTTSIFASIVTFSIYGFKATFNYESCINKVILLLMNAFDLEEGSLTADNLNEMKEYLMATYPQEYAQLSPQLKNCSLEAELDTAVQGTGLAFIVYSEAIKNMEVPQLYSVLYFVMLLMLGIGSMLGNTAAILTPLTDSKVIAARFPKEVISGVVCFINLVIGLTFTMEAGNYWFDIFNDYAATLSLLLIVLVETIAVCYIYGIRRFEKDLHTMIGRKPNWYWKIMWAFASPLLIISLFIFYITDYILTGTLQYQAWDATQGQLVTKDYPGYALAVIGLLVAASTVCIPLGALVTFIRKRLKRERVSTVA; from the exons ATGGGACCAG GTGGCTTTTTGATCCCATATCTTATCATGCTGGTCGTCGAGGGGATGCCGCTGCTCTACCTGGAGCTGGCCGTGGGGCAGCGCATGCGTCAGGGCAGCATTGGTGCCTGGAAAATAATAAGCCCCTACCTCTGTGGCGTCG GCGTCGCCAGTGTCGTcgtctccttcttcctctccatGTACTACAACGTGATAAACGCCTGGGCCTTCTGGTACCTCTTCCACTCCTTCCAG GACCCCCTGCCGTGGGCCACCTGCCCCCTGAACAGCAACCGCACGGGCTACGAGGAGGAGTGCGAGAAGACATCGTCCACCCAGTACTTCTGGTACCGGGAGACCCTGAACATCTCTCCATCGCTGGAGGACAGCGGGAGCGTGCAGTGGGAGCAGGCGCTCTGCCTGATGCTGGCCTGGCTGGTGGTCTACCTCTGCATCCTCCGTGGCACTGAGTCCACCGGCAAG gtGGTCTACGTAACGGCCTCTTTGCCGTACTGCGTTCTCATCATATACCTCATCAGAGGTTTAACACTTCACGGCGCTGTGAACGGCCTCGTCTACATGTTCACGCCAAAG ctggagcagctgtCGAACCCCAAGACGTGGATCAGCGCTGCCACGCAGATCTTCTTCTCTCTGGGCCTGGGCTTTGGCAGCCTCATCGCATTCGCCAGCTACAACGAGCCTAGCAACAACTGCGAGAGGCACGCCATCATCGTCTCGCTGATCAACAGCACCACCTCCATATTTGCCAGCATCGTGACTTTCTCCATCTACGGCTTCAAGGCGACGTTTAACTACGAAAGCTGTATAAACAA GGTGATCCTGCTGCTGATGAACGCTTTTGACCTGGAGGAAGGCTCTCTAACAGCAGACAACCTCAACGAGATGAAAGAGTACCTCATGGCCACCTACCCGCAGGAATACGCCCAATTATCGCCGCAGCTTAAAAACTGCAGCTTGGAAGCTGAACTCGATACA GCTGTCCAGGGGACGGGACTGGCATTTATAGTCTATTCTGAAGCCATCAAAAACATGGAGGTGCCCCAGCTCTACTCCGTGCTCTACTTCGTCATGCTGCTGATGCTGGGCATCGGAAGCATGCTGGGAAACACCGCCGCCATCCTCACACCGCTGACCGACAGCAAGGTCATCGCTGCCCGTTTCCCCAAGGAGGTGATCTCAG GTGTTGTGTGCTTCATTAACCTCGTGATTGGCCTAACCTTCACTATGGAGGCTGGAAATTACTGGTTTGACATATTCAATGACTACGCGGCCACCCTCTCGCTGCTGCTCATCGTGCTGGTAGAAACCATTGCTGTGTGTTACATCTACGGGATAAGAAG ATTTGAGAAAGATCTTCACACCATGATTGGGCGAAAGCCCAACTGGTACTGGAAAATTATGTGGGCTTTTGCTAGTCCTTTGCTAATTATAAGcctatttatattttacattacCGACTACATCCTCACAGGAACACTGCAATACCAAGCATGGGATGCTACACAG GGGCAGCTGGTGACCAAGGATTACCCAGGCTACGCCCTGGCGGTGATCGGGCTGCTGGTGGCGGCGTCCACCGTGTGCATACCCCTGGGGGCACTAGTGACTTTTATAAGGAAGAGGCTGAAGAGGGAAAGAGTTTCAACTGTGGCATGA
- the SLC6A20 gene encoding sodium- and chloride-dependent transporter XTRP3 isoform X1 gives MEKSRPLWDNPLQFVFACISYAVGLGNVWRFPYLCQMYGGGGFLIPYLIMLVVEGMPLLYLELAVGQRMRQGSIGAWKIISPYLCGVGVASVVVSFFLSMYYNVINAWAFWYLFHSFQDPLPWATCPLNSNRTGYEEECEKTSSTQYFWYRETLNISPSLEDSGSVQWEQALCLMLAWLVVYLCILRGTESTGKVVYVTASLPYCVLIIYLIRGLTLHGAVNGLVYMFTPKLEQLSNPKTWISAATQIFFSLGLGFGSLIAFASYNEPSNNCERHAIIVSLINSTTSIFASIVTFSIYGFKATFNYESCINKVILLLMNAFDLEEGSLTADNLNEMKEYLMATYPQEYAQLSPQLKNCSLEAELDTAVQGTGLAFIVYSEAIKNMEVPQLYSVLYFVMLLMLGIGSMLGNTAAILTPLTDSKVIAARFPKEVISGVVCFINLVIGLTFTMEAGNYWFDIFNDYAATLSLLLIVLVETIAVCYIYGIRRFEKDLHTMIGRKPNWYWKIMWAFASPLLIISLFIFYITDYILTGTLQYQAWDATQGQLVTKDYPGYALAVIGLLVAASTVCIPLGALVTFIRKRLKRERVSTVA, from the exons ATGGAGAAATCCCGGCCACTATGGGACAATCCCCTGCAGTTTGTTTTCGCCTGCATTTCCTatgctgtggggctgggaaaTGTGTGGAGGTTTCCATACTTATGTCAGATGTATGGAGGAG GTGGCTTTTTGATCCCATATCTTATCATGCTGGTCGTCGAGGGGATGCCGCTGCTCTACCTGGAGCTGGCCGTGGGGCAGCGCATGCGTCAGGGCAGCATTGGTGCCTGGAAAATAATAAGCCCCTACCTCTGTGGCGTCG GCGTCGCCAGTGTCGTcgtctccttcttcctctccatGTACTACAACGTGATAAACGCCTGGGCCTTCTGGTACCTCTTCCACTCCTTCCAG GACCCCCTGCCGTGGGCCACCTGCCCCCTGAACAGCAACCGCACGGGCTACGAGGAGGAGTGCGAGAAGACATCGTCCACCCAGTACTTCTGGTACCGGGAGACCCTGAACATCTCTCCATCGCTGGAGGACAGCGGGAGCGTGCAGTGGGAGCAGGCGCTCTGCCTGATGCTGGCCTGGCTGGTGGTCTACCTCTGCATCCTCCGTGGCACTGAGTCCACCGGCAAG gtGGTCTACGTAACGGCCTCTTTGCCGTACTGCGTTCTCATCATATACCTCATCAGAGGTTTAACACTTCACGGCGCTGTGAACGGCCTCGTCTACATGTTCACGCCAAAG ctggagcagctgtCGAACCCCAAGACGTGGATCAGCGCTGCCACGCAGATCTTCTTCTCTCTGGGCCTGGGCTTTGGCAGCCTCATCGCATTCGCCAGCTACAACGAGCCTAGCAACAACTGCGAGAGGCACGCCATCATCGTCTCGCTGATCAACAGCACCACCTCCATATTTGCCAGCATCGTGACTTTCTCCATCTACGGCTTCAAGGCGACGTTTAACTACGAAAGCTGTATAAACAA GGTGATCCTGCTGCTGATGAACGCTTTTGACCTGGAGGAAGGCTCTCTAACAGCAGACAACCTCAACGAGATGAAAGAGTACCTCATGGCCACCTACCCGCAGGAATACGCCCAATTATCGCCGCAGCTTAAAAACTGCAGCTTGGAAGCTGAACTCGATACA GCTGTCCAGGGGACGGGACTGGCATTTATAGTCTATTCTGAAGCCATCAAAAACATGGAGGTGCCCCAGCTCTACTCCGTGCTCTACTTCGTCATGCTGCTGATGCTGGGCATCGGAAGCATGCTGGGAAACACCGCCGCCATCCTCACACCGCTGACCGACAGCAAGGTCATCGCTGCCCGTTTCCCCAAGGAGGTGATCTCAG GTGTTGTGTGCTTCATTAACCTCGTGATTGGCCTAACCTTCACTATGGAGGCTGGAAATTACTGGTTTGACATATTCAATGACTACGCGGCCACCCTCTCGCTGCTGCTCATCGTGCTGGTAGAAACCATTGCTGTGTGTTACATCTACGGGATAAGAAG ATTTGAGAAAGATCTTCACACCATGATTGGGCGAAAGCCCAACTGGTACTGGAAAATTATGTGGGCTTTTGCTAGTCCTTTGCTAATTATAAGcctatttatattttacattacCGACTACATCCTCACAGGAACACTGCAATACCAAGCATGGGATGCTACACAG GGGCAGCTGGTGACCAAGGATTACCCAGGCTACGCCCTGGCGGTGATCGGGCTGCTGGTGGCGGCGTCCACCGTGTGCATACCCCTGGGGGCACTAGTGACTTTTATAAGGAAGAGGCTGAAGAGGGAAAGAGTTTCAACTGTGGCATGA